A stretch of the Malus domestica chromosome 08, GDT2T_hap1 genome encodes the following:
- the LOC139198127 gene encoding protein SABRE-like, whose amino-acid sequence MWTLPVERLLSLNEEMLSKSKSSSQTSSQADNVLGSATDSVASKKPHKKQQMIVALSKYTSLFPEKVSFSLPKLDVRFVHLEYDFSVENNIMGIQLKSTKSQSSEDVGETTRLDVQLDFSEIHLLREAGISVLEILEVDVVSFFYIPVQPTSPVRAEMDVKLGGTQCNVRMNRLKPWLGLHFSKKKRMVLREGSSTLDKPHQPMIPKPSCGNVSLFCLCNLTFSCLNSEVNGKGFFFVQYDFQDVGIMASASLQGYSHVQGLKRELVNSKKSRKASYASLRMALHKAAQLRLMEKEKNKSPSYAMRISWQINKVVWSMIVDGKSFAEAEINDMVRTEHHRIL is encoded by the exons ATGTGGACATTGCCTGTGGAGAGATTACTGTCCCTAAATGAGGAGATGCTTTCAAAAAGCAAAAGTTCATCACAAACTTCTTCTCAAGCTGATAATGTTCTAGGGTCCGCTACTGATTCTGTTGCTTCTAAAAAgccacacaaaaaacaacaaatgaTTGTTGCACTCTCAAAGTACACCTCTCTATTTCCAGAAAAG GTTTCCTTCAGTTTACCAAAACTGGATGTGAGATTTGTGCATCTGGAATATGATTTTTCTGTTGAGAATAACATAATGGGCATCCAATTAAAAAGCACCAAATCACAATCCAGTGAAGATGTGGGGGAGACTACACGCCTTGATGTTCAATTGGATTTCAGTGAGATTCAT ttGCTTAGAGAAGCTGGCATTTCTGTTTTGGAGATACTGGAAGTTGATGTTGTATCATTCTTTTACATTCCAGTACAG CCAACCTCGCCTGTCAGAGCTGAAATGGATGTAAAGCTAGGGGGTACACAATGCAACGTTAGAATGAATAGATTAAAGCCATGGTTGGGCCTCCACTTCTCAAAAAAGAAACGAATGGTGCTTCGGGAGGGAAGTTCCACTCTTGACAAGCCACACCAACCGATGATACCAAAGCCATCATGTGGAAACGTTAGTCTTTTTTGCTTGTGTAACCTTACATTTAGCTGTTTAAACTCCGAAGTTAATGGAAAAG GATTCTTTTTTGTCCAATATGATTTTCAAGATGTGGGTATAATGGCATCAGCCTCCTTACAAGGCTACAGTCAT GTGCAAGGACTTAAAAGAGAGCTTGTGAATTCCAAAAAGTCAAGGAAAGCATCATATGCATCATTAAGAATGGCTCTACATAAGGCTGCCCAGCTACGCCTGATGGAAAAAGAGAAGAACAAAAGTCCATCCTATGCTATGCGCATTTCTTGGCAAATTAACAAAGTGGTTTGGAGCATGATTGTTGATGGTAAATCTTTTGCCGAGGCTGAGATCAATGACATGGTGAGAACTGAGCATCATCGTATTCTATGA